Proteins from a genomic interval of Lysobacter stagni:
- a CDS encoding (Fe-S)-binding protein has translation MPTASRSPQPGPTDPLVALADRCVQCGLCLPTCPTYGLERNEAESPRGRIALARAWALDALDPTPTGDRHLDQCLGCRSCESVCPAGVQYGELLVTARARQRTRRGAGWRRRAIEFLVARPPLLRSLLSAYRVTYRFLPGRLRTLPPPPSHDSAPEMTTRGARVSVFVGCVADSYETGVRDALARCCQALGIELAVPAGQACCGTLHAHGGDVDGAQRLATRNRDAFASSATVLTLASGCHDAVAQALPGPRRVVDAIAFLADRIAEAPDALRWRPSQARVALHLPCTQRSVVRSAPALRRLLAAVPGLEVIELDAGYGCCGAAGLQMLDDPARAAEFRAPLLRQLESSGATRLLSANIGCRLHFAGGTAVPVQHPLEFLAELLDAPPSPPRAVGHT, from the coding sequence ATGCCGACCGCCTCGCGTTCGCCCCAGCCCGGACCGACCGACCCGCTGGTGGCCCTGGCCGACCGCTGCGTCCAGTGCGGGCTGTGCCTCCCCACCTGCCCCACCTACGGCCTGGAGCGGAACGAGGCCGAGTCGCCGCGCGGCCGCATCGCCCTGGCCCGGGCCTGGGCCCTGGATGCGCTTGACCCCACGCCGACGGGCGACCGCCACCTCGACCAGTGCCTGGGCTGCCGCAGCTGCGAGAGCGTGTGTCCGGCGGGCGTGCAGTATGGCGAACTGCTGGTCACGGCGCGCGCGCGTCAGCGCACACGTCGGGGCGCGGGCTGGCGCCGCCGCGCGATCGAATTCCTCGTGGCGCGGCCGCCGCTCTTGCGGTCGCTGTTGTCGGCCTATCGGGTCACCTACCGTTTCCTGCCGGGCCGCTTGCGCACACTGCCGCCCCCGCCGTCCCACGACAGCGCCCCGGAAATGACGACGCGCGGGGCGCGGGTCTCCGTGTTCGTGGGCTGCGTGGCCGATTCGTACGAAACCGGGGTACGGGACGCGCTCGCACGATGCTGTCAGGCCCTGGGCATCGAGCTGGCCGTGCCTGCCGGGCAGGCCTGTTGCGGCACCCTCCATGCGCACGGTGGCGATGTCGACGGCGCGCAACGACTCGCCACACGCAACCGTGACGCCTTCGCCTCATCGGCGACCGTACTGACGCTCGCGAGCGGCTGCCACGATGCGGTGGCCCAGGCGCTGCCTGGCCCGCGCCGGGTGGTCGATGCCATCGCGTTCCTCGCCGACCGCATTGCCGAGGCGCCGGACGCACTGCGGTGGCGCCCCAGCCAGGCGCGCGTGGCATTGCACCTGCCCTGCACGCAGCGCAGCGTGGTGCGCTCGGCGCCCGCGCTGCGCCGGTTGCTCGCGGCCGTCCCGGGACTGGAGGTGATCGAACTCGATGCGGGGTACGGCTGCTGCGGCGCCGCCGGCCTGCAGATGCTGGACGACCCGGCGCGTGCGGCCGAGTTCCGCGCGCCGCTCCTGCGCCAGCTGGAATCCAGTGGCGCCACACGCCTGCTCAGCGCCAACATCGGCTGCCGCCTGCATTTCGCAGGCGGCACTGCCGTGCCCGTGCAGCATCCCCTCGAATTCCTGGCCGAGCTGCTCGACGCCCCGCCTTCACCGCCACGCGCGGTGGGCCACACGTAA
- the rplM gene encoding 50S ribosomal protein L13, protein MKTFTAKNETVQRDWYVVDADGKTLGRLCSELARRLRGKHKPVFTPHVDTGDYLIVINAEKIAVTGKKLQDKQYHRFTGYIGNLKTETLAQALERHPERVIEIAVKGMLPKNPLGRAMYRKLKVYKGSEHPHAAQQPQPLDF, encoded by the coding sequence ATGAAGACTTTCACCGCCAAGAACGAGACCGTCCAGCGTGACTGGTACGTCGTAGACGCCGACGGCAAGACCCTCGGCCGCCTGTGCTCCGAACTCGCGCGCCGTCTGCGCGGCAAGCACAAGCCGGTTTTCACCCCGCACGTCGACACGGGTGACTACCTCATCGTGATCAACGCCGAGAAGATTGCCGTCACCGGCAAGAAGCTGCAGGACAAGCAGTACCACCGCTTCACCGGCTACATCGGCAACCTCAAGACCGAGACCCTCGCCCAGGCGCTTGAGCGCCATCCCGAGCGCGTCATCGAGATCGCCGTGAAGGGCATGCTGCCGAAGAATCCGCTCGGCCGCGCCATGTACCGCAAGCTCAAGGTCTACAAGGGCTCCGAGCACCCGCACGCCGCCCAGCAGCCGCAGCCGCTGGACTTCTGA